The following are encoded in a window of Psilocybe cubensis strain MGC-MH-2018 chromosome 4, whole genome shotgun sequence genomic DNA:
- a CDS encoding Extracellular metalloprotease (Extracellular metalloprotease PODANS_2_14170) — MQLRNITIGLLFAASTVVARNCGTVISDAQVKIQEAHFKANAVAVKANAVYPPIEVYFHVVSSGTSLSAGNVPDSQIKAQIDVLNEDYASTGRSFVLKNITRTTNSNWFNNAGPSNSYQTAMKNALRQGTKATLNVYSVGFKSSSTSGLLGYATFPSSFSSSNKDDGVVLLYSSLPGGTTTNYNLGQTLTHEVGHWVGLYHTFQGGCSGTGDSVSDTPAEASAASGCPIGRDTCSSAGVDPIHNYMDYSYDSCMTEFTPGQTTRMNSQLATYRGI; from the exons ATGCAACTCCGCAATATTACTATCGGGCTCCTTTTCGCCGCCTCGACTGTTGTCGCTAG GAACTGTGGAACCGTCATCTCTGATGCCCAGGTCAAGATTCAGGAAGCTCACTTCAAGGCCAACGCAGTTGCTGTCAAGGCCAATGCTGTTTACCCCCCTATCGAAGTCTACTTCCACGTCGTTTCTTCCGGCACCTCCCTCTCAGCTGGGAATGTTCC TGACTCCCAGATCAAGGCTCAGATTGATGTTCTCAACGAAGATTATGCTTCCACCGGACGTAGCTTCGTTCTCAAGAACATCACCAGGACAACCAACTCCAACTGGTTTAACAATGCTGGCCCTTCAAACTCTTACCAAACCGCCATGAAGAACGCTCTTCGTCAAGGTACCAAGGCCACCTTGAACGTTTACTCTGTTGG ATTCAAGTCCAGCTCCACTAGCGGATTGCTCGGCTATGCTACCTTCCCCTCTAGCTTCTCCAGCTCCAACAAGGATGATGGCGTTG TCCTCCTCTACTCTTCCCTCCCTGGAGGAACCACTACCAACTACAATCTCGGCCAGACGCTCACGCACGAAGTCGGCCACTGGGTCGGTCTCTACCACACTTTCCAAGGCGGATGCTCTGGAACTGGTGACTCCGTCTCCGACACCCCTGCCGAGGCTTCCGCTGCTTCTGGGTGCCCCATTGGCCGTGATACCTGCTCTTCCGCTGGTGTCGACCCCATCC ACAACTACATGGACTACAGTTACGATAGCTGCATGACTGAGTTCACCCCTGGACAAACCACCCGCATGAACTCTCAACTTGCTACCTACAGGGGTATCTAA